In Novipirellula caenicola, a single window of DNA contains:
- a CDS encoding MraY family glycosyltransferase, with protein sequence MNWLLLACLTISLVSALLLVPMVRALAIRCGMIDKPDSERKLHRVPIALGGGVAVFASLLVGFVSTVLIDRNFNDFSLGYFNPSWYVLIFAAAAVLVVGLIDDRWPLRGRQKLLFQCLIVASVVGSGTVIRQINLMGFEISLGNLAFPITMLWLLIAINALNLIDGADGMATTVGCIVCAGLGFLSSRSGINLTAVLCFSLSGALLGFLAFNRPPATIYLGDAGSMMIGFFVGVLAIWSNTKESTVLASAPVAILALPLFDSTAAILRRWLTGRSIYITDRAHLHHLLQAKYGSLGMLAVVAGLCLITSTLAYVSTYYSLPWLSIVGVILALGTLIFTRSFGHAESKLLVTRAIHFCHSFSTSPIVCEEKKQHRKHALQGSGSWDTVWEPIVELAQSHDLASVKIDLNLAWLHEGYHASWHSVRLPEKSHQLTMCVPLFTRRTKDGSELVIGRLEMVAPAKSPHVYSHIASFIEQLNELNPQIDYVIESLEKQPAVDSGAFFWPKPTSPARPSKHEKEDSDDKAALSSL encoded by the coding sequence ATGAATTGGCTGCTGTTAGCCTGTCTTACCATTTCGCTAGTAAGTGCGCTATTGCTCGTCCCAATGGTACGAGCGTTGGCGATCCGCTGCGGAATGATCGACAAGCCTGACAGCGAACGAAAGCTCCACCGAGTACCGATTGCGTTGGGTGGGGGAGTTGCCGTATTCGCTTCGCTGTTGGTGGGCTTCGTTTCCACGGTACTGATCGATCGAAATTTCAACGATTTTTCGCTTGGCTACTTCAACCCCAGCTGGTATGTGCTGATTTTTGCAGCGGCTGCCGTTTTAGTGGTGGGATTGATCGACGATCGCTGGCCATTGCGAGGTCGACAGAAGCTATTGTTTCAGTGTCTGATCGTAGCAAGCGTTGTGGGAAGCGGCACCGTGATTCGCCAAATCAACCTGATGGGGTTCGAGATTTCGCTTGGGAATCTGGCATTTCCCATCACCATGCTTTGGCTGCTCATTGCCATCAATGCGCTAAATCTGATCGACGGCGCCGACGGAATGGCCACGACCGTCGGCTGCATCGTTTGCGCGGGACTTGGATTTCTGAGTAGTCGGTCAGGCATTAATTTGACCGCCGTACTGTGTTTTTCACTGTCGGGCGCCCTACTCGGTTTTCTCGCCTTCAATCGCCCTCCCGCGACCATCTATCTCGGTGACGCCGGCAGCATGATGATCGGATTCTTCGTGGGCGTCCTTGCGATCTGGAGCAACACCAAGGAATCCACGGTCTTGGCTTCGGCCCCCGTCGCCATTTTGGCGCTGCCTCTATTCGACTCGACCGCGGCCATCTTGCGGCGGTGGCTCACCGGACGCAGTATTTACATTACCGACCGCGCCCATTTGCATCATTTATTGCAGGCAAAATACGGCAGTCTGGGGATGCTCGCCGTCGTGGCGGGGCTTTGTTTGATCACGTCGACCTTGGCCTACGTATCCACTTACTATTCGCTGCCTTGGCTTTCGATCGTCGGAGTCATCCTGGCGCTAGGCACTTTGATTTTCACTCGCTCCTTTGGACATGCGGAATCAAAACTGCTTGTCACGCGGGCAATCCATTTCTGCCACTCGTTTTCGACATCGCCGATTGTTTGCGAGGAAAAAAAACAACATCGCAAACATGCACTTCAAGGATCGGGTTCCTGGGACACCGTCTGGGAACCGATTGTCGAACTCGCTCAATCGCACGACCTCGCTAGCGTCAAAATTGACCTCAATCTAGCTTGGTTACACGAAGGCTATCATGCGTCGTGGCACAGTGTGCGTTTGCCTGAAAAATCACACCAATTGACCATGTGCGTTCCGCTCTTTACACGACGTACCAAGGATGGCAGCGAATTGGTGATCGGACGGCTCGAAATGGTCGCTCCCGCAAAATCGCCTCATGTTTACTCGCACATTGCCAGCTTTATCGAGCAACTCAACGAACTGAATCCGCAGATTGATTACGTCATTGAATCGCTTGAAAAACAGCCCGCCGTCGATTCTGGAGCCTTCTTTTGGCCAAAACCGACGAGTCCTGCTCGGCCGTCAAAGCACGAGAAGGAAGATTCCGATGACAAAGCCGCGTTGAGTTCGCTCTAG